From Psychrobacillus sp. FSL K6-2836, a single genomic window includes:
- a CDS encoding RsfA family transcriptional regulator, with translation MVKIRQDAWMTENDEMLAEMVLRHVREGSTQLNAFEEAGDELNRTAAACGFRWNAVVRHQYESELKEAKKERKEKLRILGKDYRRRGNGIYLAKSQDDDDRAQSIPVSALSIDIIIAYLVRLQHSDSDISRYRHLSTISNEKIRKLESELAKLEKENAAIKQDYEQFVQIMNRARRLVTLNEEEIPAVPVFQMEKNGNLVSKEPPII, from the coding sequence ATGGTAAAAATTAGACAAGACGCCTGGATGACAGAAAATGATGAAATGCTAGCAGAAATGGTATTACGTCACGTTCGGGAAGGCAGCACTCAACTAAATGCATTCGAAGAAGCTGGTGATGAATTAAACCGAACTGCAGCCGCATGTGGATTTCGCTGGAATGCAGTCGTTCGCCATCAATATGAAAGTGAGTTAAAGGAAGCGAAAAAAGAAAGAAAAGAAAAGCTTCGTATATTAGGGAAGGATTATAGACGAAGAGGAAACGGAATTTATCTAGCTAAATCACAAGATGATGATGATCGTGCACAATCCATTCCAGTATCTGCATTATCTATTGATATTATCATTGCATATCTCGTACGTTTGCAACATAGTGATTCAGATATTTCTAGATACCGTCATCTCTCCACTATATCAAATGAAAAGATTCGTAAATTAGAAAGCGAACTTGCAAAACTGGAAAAAGAAAACGCAGCTATCAAACAAGATTACGAGCAATTTGTACAAATTATGAACCGCGCAAGACGTCTAGTAACATTAAACGAAGAGGAAATCCCAGCAGTACCCGTTTTTCAAATGGAGAAGAATGGTAACCTAGTATCTAAAGAACCACCAATCATTTAA
- a CDS encoding DUF423 domain-containing protein gives MQFFIIAGAINGFLSVALGAFGAHLLEGKVADKYLATWDTAVQYQMFHSLALIAIGILMSSKVLGPVSTLNTAGYLILAGIVIFSGSLYVLSLTGISILGAITPIGGVAFLVGWIMLIVAAVKYAS, from the coding sequence GTGCAATTTTTTATTATAGCAGGTGCTATTAATGGATTTTTATCTGTTGCTCTTGGAGCATTTGGAGCTCATCTATTAGAAGGCAAGGTGGCCGACAAATATTTGGCGACATGGGATACAGCAGTTCAGTATCAGATGTTCCATTCGTTAGCTTTAATAGCTATAGGTATATTGATGAGTAGTAAAGTGCTTGGTCCAGTCTCTACTTTGAATACTGCAGGGTATTTAATACTTGCAGGAATCGTTATTTTCTCTGGTAGCTTATATGTGTTGAGCTTAACGGGAATTAGTATTTTAGGTGCAATAACGCCAATCGGTGGAGTAGCATTTTTAGTCGGATGGATTATGCTCATAGTAGCCGCAGTGAAGTACGCAAGCTAA
- a CDS encoding YojF family protein, with translation MELVQVERLQELLNNFANEDVYIHLETTNGAYAAHFNENVFNAGAFIRNVMIRYELGKIAGESPHRIGLKLPHGWVYAQGITHFELDEHGRLLMAGHDQSGKLAVALQISKTPFTY, from the coding sequence ATGGAACTTGTTCAAGTAGAACGCTTGCAGGAGCTTTTAAATAATTTTGCAAACGAAGATGTATATATACATTTAGAAACGACAAATGGTGCATATGCGGCCCATTTTAATGAGAATGTTTTTAATGCGGGTGCCTTTATTCGTAATGTGATGATTCGTTATGAGCTTGGGAAAATAGCTGGAGAATCTCCACACCGTATAGGACTGAAACTTCCACATGGTTGGGTTTATGCGCAAGGAATTACTCATTTCGAGCTAGATGAACACGGTCGATTACTGATGGCAGGTCATGACCAAAGTGGAAAGTTAGCTGTTGCGTTACAAATTAGTAAAACACCATTTACTTATTAA
- the pta gene encoding phosphate acetyltransferase, protein MTNLFQEIKEKLRDVNLSIILPEGNDERIIEAALKLQDEGIIRPIIIGNKEEIPSALTVINPQTYKEMDKLVAAFVERRKGKVTEEQAREILQDVNYFGTMLVYMEQANGLVSGAAHTTAETVRPALQIIKTKPGISKTSGAFIMVKEDVRYVFADCAITIAPTSEDLAEIAVESAKTAAAFGIKPKVAMLSFSTKGSAQSEETEKVVKATGLAKQIDSSILIEGELQFDASIVPAIAAKKAPDAVVQGDANVFVFPSLEAGNIGYKIAQRLGGFEAIGPILQGLNAPVNDLSRGCSADDVYKLAYITAAQALI, encoded by the coding sequence ATGACGAATTTATTTCAAGAAATAAAAGAGAAATTAAGGGATGTCAATCTATCCATTATATTGCCTGAAGGAAATGATGAGCGAATTATTGAAGCGGCATTGAAACTGCAGGATGAAGGAATCATTCGTCCTATTATTATTGGAAATAAAGAAGAAATTCCTTCAGCTCTAACTGTTATTAATCCCCAAACCTATAAAGAAATGGACAAGCTAGTTGCTGCTTTCGTAGAACGTCGTAAAGGCAAAGTGACAGAAGAACAAGCGCGCGAAATTTTACAAGACGTCAATTATTTTGGGACAATGCTCGTTTATATGGAGCAAGCAAATGGCTTAGTAAGTGGAGCAGCACATACAACTGCTGAAACGGTGCGACCCGCATTACAAATTATTAAAACAAAGCCGGGGATCTCGAAAACAAGTGGAGCGTTCATCATGGTAAAAGAGGATGTTCGATATGTATTCGCAGATTGTGCGATTACAATTGCACCAACGAGTGAGGATTTAGCAGAAATAGCGGTTGAAAGTGCAAAAACAGCTGCGGCGTTTGGGATAAAACCTAAAGTCGCGATGCTATCTTTTTCTACAAAAGGCTCTGCTCAGTCAGAGGAAACAGAGAAAGTAGTGAAAGCGACTGGACTAGCCAAACAGATCGATTCAAGTATTCTAATAGAAGGAGAGCTGCAATTCGATGCGAGTATTGTTCCAGCGATAGCAGCAAAAAAGGCCCCGGATGCAGTAGTTCAAGGAGATGCAAACGTATTTGTGTTTCCATCATTAGAGGCAGGGAATATTGGTTATAAAATTGCACAACGTTTAGGTGGATTTGAAGCAATAGGTCCTATTTTACAAGGGTTGAATGCACCAGTTAATGATTTATCACGAGGCTGTTCTGCAGATGATGTATATAAGCTAGCTTATATTACTGCTGCACAAGCACTTATTTGA
- the bshB2 gene encoding bacillithiol biosynthesis deacetylase BshB2: MTLPMERHVLVVFPHPDDEAFGVSGTIATYINQGIPVTYACLTLGEMGRNLGNPPFATRETLPQIRKEELLASAKAMGLKDLRMMGLRDKTIEFEDDEKMVEMMQNLISDTNPSLIITFYPNYAVHPDHDATGRAMVRAVRRMPEEQRPTIYALAFSNDSKEVLGEPDIVHNIKEAAEQKMGSMRAHISQTAWMLEEMDKRLADGETEAENWLNFERFYTYDFSKDFE; this comes from the coding sequence ATGACATTACCAATGGAACGACATGTACTAGTAGTATTCCCTCATCCTGATGATGAAGCATTTGGAGTATCAGGTACAATCGCGACTTATATTAATCAGGGAATTCCGGTTACATATGCTTGCTTAACACTAGGAGAAATGGGAAGAAATTTAGGAAACCCTCCTTTTGCCACACGAGAAACATTGCCGCAGATCCGCAAGGAAGAATTACTTGCATCCGCTAAAGCAATGGGACTTAAGGACCTTCGTATGATGGGATTACGTGATAAGACGATAGAATTTGAAGATGACGAAAAAATGGTAGAGATGATGCAAAATCTGATCTCTGATACGAATCCTTCTCTTATAATTACGTTTTACCCGAATTATGCTGTACATCCTGATCATGATGCGACTGGACGTGCAATGGTTCGTGCAGTGCGACGTATGCCAGAAGAACAACGTCCGACGATTTATGCACTAGCATTCTCTAATGATTCCAAGGAAGTTCTCGGAGAACCAGATATTGTGCATAATATAAAAGAAGCAGCAGAGCAAAAAATGGGATCTATGCGTGCGCATATTTCGCAAACTGCATGGATGTTAGAGGAAATGGATAAACGTCTAGCGGATGGAGAAACTGAAGCAGAAAACTGGTTAAACTTCGAACGTTTTTACACATATGATTTCTCCAAAGATTTCGAATAA
- a CDS encoding uracil-DNA glycosylase, whose amino-acid sequence MPSWKDVLREELEKPYFKELQLFLDKEYATQTIFPARNEIGSAFQMTAYENVKVVILGQDPYHGEGQAHGMSFSVKPGVRIPPSLRNMLKELKDDLGCPLPASGYLEKWAKQGVLLLNTVLTVQAGVANSHKGMGWETFTDTVIQKLSNRQKPIIFVLWGKPAQSKIKLIDTEKHMILTAPHPSPLSAHRGFFGSKPYSKINARLAAWGEQPIDFCL is encoded by the coding sequence ATGCCTAGTTGGAAAGATGTGTTACGAGAGGAACTGGAAAAGCCTTATTTTAAAGAACTACAATTATTTTTAGATAAGGAATATGCTACTCAAACAATTTTTCCTGCACGTAACGAAATCGGCAGTGCGTTTCAGATGACAGCCTACGAGAATGTCAAAGTAGTGATTTTGGGTCAAGATCCGTATCATGGAGAAGGTCAAGCTCATGGAATGAGTTTTTCGGTGAAGCCAGGTGTCCGTATACCTCCGAGTTTAAGAAATATGCTGAAGGAACTGAAGGATGATTTAGGATGTCCTTTACCAGCTAGTGGATATTTAGAAAAGTGGGCGAAGCAAGGTGTCTTGCTGCTAAACACGGTGTTAACTGTTCAAGCGGGGGTAGCGAATTCCCATAAAGGAATGGGGTGGGAAACGTTTACGGATACTGTAATACAAAAGCTTTCCAATCGACAAAAGCCAATTATTTTCGTTTTATGGGGCAAGCCAGCACAGTCCAAAATTAAACTAATAGATACAGAAAAACATATGATTTTAACAGCACCACATCCTAGCCCGCTAAGTGCGCATCGAGGATTTTTTGGGAGTAAGCCATATTCCAAGATCAATGCCAGGTTGGCGGCTTGGGGTGAGCAACCAATCGATTTTTGCCTCTAA
- a CDS encoding DUF4230 domain-containing protein, with translation MLIAKLLAIVNVIELEEKRDDMRKEDKIREMEKLLKELKAQDETAATIAENPSRKGFNFWKMPRVLYKFGSKSFLLIGLLILLLVAALPFAAFWAIQGSTFTESKGSFVEQVQALNELSTAQAYTKVIIERQDNAVFGKEIGINLPGTKRQLLVVVPGSVKAGVDFSQVTASDIEVNDENRTAKLTLPKPKFLGGPEILFDQVEVFSYEGLFREKADIEEAYELAETAKAMMMEETTGQGILELAEENAAKSVKEMFQLVDYDVEVEFKE, from the coding sequence TTGTTAATAGCGAAACTTTTAGCTATTGTAAACGTAATAGAATTAGAGGAAAAGAGGGATGATATGCGAAAAGAGGACAAGATTCGTGAAATGGAAAAGCTTTTAAAAGAATTAAAAGCACAGGATGAGACGGCTGCTACTATTGCGGAAAACCCTTCCCGTAAAGGATTTAACTTTTGGAAGATGCCCCGAGTTTTATACAAGTTTGGTTCAAAGTCCTTCCTACTTATTGGATTACTCATTCTCTTATTAGTAGCCGCGCTTCCGTTTGCAGCCTTTTGGGCTATTCAAGGAAGTACGTTCACCGAAAGTAAAGGATCATTCGTGGAACAAGTACAAGCCCTAAATGAATTATCTACAGCTCAGGCATATACGAAAGTAATTATTGAAAGACAAGATAATGCAGTATTTGGAAAAGAGATCGGCATTAATTTGCCCGGCACAAAAAGACAACTTCTTGTTGTTGTACCAGGCTCCGTCAAAGCTGGTGTCGATTTTTCACAGGTAACTGCATCCGATATAGAAGTGAATGATGAGAATAGGACCGCCAAGTTAACATTGCCAAAACCAAAGTTTTTAGGCGGACCAGAGATTCTATTTGACCAGGTGGAGGTATTTTCATATGAAGGATTATTCCGTGAAAAAGCGGATATAGAAGAGGCATATGAACTAGCAGAGACTGCGAAAGCAATGATGATGGAAGAAACAACCGGACAGGGTATCTTAGAACTAGCAGAAGAAAATGCTGCTAAGTCGGTGAAAGAAATGTTCCAATTAGTGGATTATGATGTAGAAGTGGAATTTAAGGAGTGA
- the thiD gene encoding bifunctional hydroxymethylpyrimidine kinase/phosphomethylpyrimidine kinase, with product MSIKKTLTIAGSDTSGGAGIQADLKTFQEHGTYGMNVLTVIATMDPDNGWSHGVFSLPVDEIKRQAKTALSTNVDAIKTGMLSTEEIIETAGDIIEEAGIQSVVIDPVMVCKGEDEVLNPGTVDAMIKFLLPRALVVTPNLFEAGQLSGLGVLKTIEDMKAAAEKIHALGAKNVVIKGGKQLKHEKAVDLFFDGLTHTLLETEKTETTYNHGAGCTFAAAITANLANGLSVRDAVFEAKEFVSAAIAHGWKLNQYVGPVLHGAKGKFGAPEVTTTTV from the coding sequence ATGTCTATCAAAAAAACACTTACAATAGCTGGTTCCGATACTTCTGGTGGAGCTGGAATTCAAGCAGATTTAAAAACTTTCCAAGAGCACGGTACATACGGCATGAATGTTTTAACAGTTATTGCTACTATGGATCCTGATAACGGCTGGAGCCATGGTGTTTTTTCATTGCCAGTCGACGAGATTAAACGTCAAGCAAAAACAGCATTATCTACCAATGTAGATGCGATTAAAACTGGTATGTTAAGTACAGAAGAAATTATCGAAACTGCAGGAGATATTATAGAAGAAGCAGGAATTCAAAGTGTAGTTATTGACCCTGTTATGGTATGTAAAGGCGAGGATGAAGTATTAAATCCTGGGACAGTGGATGCAATGATTAAGTTTTTACTTCCGCGTGCATTAGTAGTAACTCCTAACCTATTTGAAGCTGGTCAGCTTTCTGGACTTGGAGTTTTGAAAACAATCGAGGATATGAAAGCAGCTGCGGAAAAAATCCATGCACTTGGCGCTAAAAATGTAGTCATCAAAGGCGGAAAACAGTTAAAACATGAAAAAGCTGTCGATCTATTTTTCGATGGTCTAACACATACACTTTTAGAAACAGAAAAAACAGAAACTACTTATAATCACGGTGCAGGCTGTACGTTTGCTGCAGCAATAACCGCAAACTTGGCTAATGGCTTGTCTGTAAGGGATGCCGTTTTTGAAGCGAAAGAATTTGTTTCAGCTGCCATCGCCCATGGTTGGAAATTAAATCAATACGTTGGACCAGTTCTTCATGGCGCTAAAGGTAAATTTGGTGCACCTGAAGTAACTACTACAACTGTATAA
- a CDS encoding YjiH family protein, translated as MKKFSLSTWLLFLLPSIAGVILFMIPLPFDGGFKIPIAWLASILSTVLEPVVQWLALVTLLIAAIGSIIFLFQPKEDTFFNNLFKVTPFWTVTRIVGAVFSILIIWEIGPEAIWSENTGGMLLSPTGLVSFLFTIFLFAGLLLPLLLNFGLLEFFGTMMVKIMRPLFKLPGRSAVDALTSWVGDGTIGVLLTSRQYEEGYYTKKEAAIIGTTFSVVSITFCIVVLDQVGLGKYFLPYYLTVLLCGIVLAFIMPRIYPLAGKEEIHIDGRPLDLEAEKFPENYNAVTHGLENALNTANKNRSISKFFVDGIKNVVDMYIGVAPVVLAFGTIALMLAEYTSVFAILGKPFEPLLMLFGIPEAAAAAQTMVVGFADMFLPSILGASIESEMTRFFIATMSVTQLIYMSEVGGLLLGSKIPVNFKDLLVVFLLRTLISFPIIAAVAHILF; from the coding sequence ATGAAAAAGTTTTCCTTATCCACATGGCTTTTGTTCTTACTCCCGTCTATAGCGGGTGTTATACTTTTTATGATTCCTCTACCATTTGATGGTGGATTTAAAATACCGATTGCTTGGCTTGCGAGCATTCTTTCAACAGTACTTGAGCCTGTTGTACAATGGCTTGCATTGGTAACACTTTTAATCGCTGCAATAGGTTCGATCATTTTTCTTTTCCAACCGAAAGAGGATACATTTTTCAATAATCTGTTCAAAGTAACTCCTTTTTGGACAGTAACACGGATTGTTGGTGCAGTGTTTTCCATCTTAATCATTTGGGAGATTGGCCCAGAAGCAATCTGGAGTGAAAATACAGGTGGAATGTTATTAAGTCCAACTGGATTAGTGTCCTTCTTATTTACCATTTTCTTGTTCGCAGGATTGTTGCTACCTCTTCTATTAAACTTCGGATTACTGGAGTTCTTTGGTACGATGATGGTGAAAATTATGCGTCCGTTATTTAAATTACCTGGTCGTTCCGCAGTTGACGCCCTTACGTCGTGGGTTGGAGATGGTACAATCGGGGTATTACTTACGAGTAGACAGTATGAAGAAGGCTATTACACAAAGAAAGAAGCAGCAATTATTGGTACTACCTTCTCTGTAGTTTCGATTACGTTCTGTATTGTTGTATTAGATCAAGTAGGTTTAGGTAAATACTTCCTTCCATATTATTTAACTGTTCTACTTTGTGGTATAGTTCTTGCGTTTATCATGCCAAGAATTTACCCACTTGCTGGAAAAGAGGAAATACATATTGATGGACGTCCACTTGACTTAGAAGCAGAAAAGTTCCCTGAAAATTATAATGCTGTTACACATGGTTTAGAAAATGCATTAAATACAGCCAATAAAAACCGCTCGATTAGTAAGTTTTTCGTTGATGGTATAAAAAACGTGGTGGATATGTATATCGGGGTTGCACCTGTAGTGCTTGCATTCGGCACAATTGCATTAATGCTTGCAGAATATACTTCGGTATTTGCTATTTTAGGCAAGCCATTTGAGCCCTTACTTATGCTTTTCGGAATTCCAGAAGCAGCGGCAGCAGCACAAACAATGGTTGTTGGATTTGCAGATATGTTCCTACCATCTATTCTTGGGGCATCTATTGAATCTGAAATGACTCGTTTCTTTATCGCTACGATGTCCGTAACTCAGTTGATCTATATGTCTGAGGTTGGTGGATTGTTACTAGGTTCGAAAATTCCAGTTAATTTTAAAGATTTACTCGTTGTTTTCTTATTACGTACGCTTATTTCATTCCCAATCATTGCAGCGGTAGCACATATATTGTTTTAA
- the gerQ gene encoding spore coat protein GerQ, translated as MVQYYWHPGGFPQQQQQMQQQMTPPSVQLPAATRQQEESYIENILRANRGKLGTFYFTFENNRERNNLVITGYVEAAGRDHVIISDPNGKRYLMLMIYLDYVTFDEEINYFA; from the coding sequence ATGGTTCAATATTATTGGCACCCTGGAGGTTTTCCCCAACAGCAACAACAGATGCAACAACAGATGACCCCACCTAGCGTACAATTACCTGCAGCTACTAGACAACAGGAAGAATCTTATATTGAAAATATTTTAAGAGCGAACAGAGGCAAGTTAGGTACATTCTATTTTACGTTCGAGAACAACCGAGAAAGAAATAATTTAGTAATTACTGGCTATGTAGAAGCGGCTGGTCGGGATCACGTTATTATTAGTGATCCAAATGGTAAACGATACTTAATGCTTATGATTTACTTAGACTATGTAACATTTGATGAGGAAATTAATTATTTCGCTTGA
- a CDS encoding uracil-DNA glycosylase has protein sequence MAVNCFKCRYFFTTWDARNPRGCKAYGFKTKELPSVVVQRSSGMECLKFEPKQVEGQRR, from the coding sequence TTGGCTGTAAATTGTTTCAAATGTCGATACTTTTTTACGACATGGGATGCACGGAATCCCCGTGGTTGTAAGGCATATGGATTTAAAACAAAGGAACTTCCCTCCGTAGTAGTACAGCGTTCATCGGGAATGGAATGCTTGAAATTTGAACCAAAGCAAGTGGAGGGACAAAGACGATGA
- the hemQ gene encoding hydrogen peroxide-dependent heme synthase — MNEAAITLDGWYVLHDFRQMDWASWKQVDPELRKQATDEFVAFLDEMQLADDAKTGAHAFYTIVGQKADFMLMTLRPTMDELQELEARFNKLTIADFTIPAYSYVSVVELSNYLAGESNEDPYQNPHVRARLYPELQRSQYICFYPMDKRRDGDDNWYMLPMQERKDLMRSHGMIGRSYAGKVKQIISGSVGFDDFEWGVTLFSDDVLQFKKLIYEMRFDEVSARYAEFGSFFTGTILAGEKRSTFFNI, encoded by the coding sequence ATGAATGAAGCAGCAATTACATTAGACGGTTGGTACGTATTACATGATTTCCGCCAGATGGACTGGGCATCTTGGAAACAAGTAGATCCTGAACTACGTAAACAAGCTACAGATGAGTTCGTAGCATTTTTAGATGAAATGCAACTTGCAGATGATGCAAAAACGGGAGCACATGCTTTTTACACAATCGTTGGGCAAAAAGCAGATTTTATGTTAATGACATTACGTCCAACAATGGATGAGCTTCAAGAACTGGAAGCAAGATTCAATAAATTAACAATAGCGGACTTCACGATTCCAGCTTATTCATACGTTTCAGTAGTAGAATTGTCTAACTACCTAGCTGGTGAATCTAACGAAGATCCATATCAAAATCCACATGTACGTGCACGTTTATACCCAGAGCTACAACGTTCACAATATATTTGCTTCTATCCTATGGACAAGCGTCGTGATGGTGATGACAACTGGTATATGCTTCCAATGCAAGAGCGTAAAGATTTAATGCGCAGCCATGGCATGATTGGTCGCAGCTATGCTGGGAAAGTTAAACAAATCATCTCTGGATCAGTCGGTTTTGACGATTTCGAATGGGGCGTTACACTATTCTCAGACGATGTCCTTCAATTTAAAAAGTTAATATACGAAATGCGTTTTGATGAAGTAAGCGCTCGTTATGCGGAATTCGGTTCATTCTTCACTGGTACTATTCTTGCTGGTGAAAAACGCTCTACATTCTTTAATATTTAA
- a CDS encoding YwdI family protein, with protein sequence MISNEQLLMQIDKHLKNARNNGNEQSVRESLVAIKALCDVGLEVQIPSQAPITRGVQTTSAILPTQPVALKEEDANGDSLFDF encoded by the coding sequence ATGATTTCTAATGAGCAATTATTAATGCAAATAGATAAACATCTAAAGAACGCAAGAAATAATGGAAACGAGCAATCTGTCAGAGAATCATTAGTGGCAATCAAAGCATTATGTGATGTTGGTTTAGAAGTTCAAATTCCGTCACAAGCTCCTATTACTAGAGGTGTACAGACGACTTCAGCTATTCTACCTACACAACCAGTCGCTTTAAAAGAAGAAGATGCAAATGGGGATTCCCTATTCGATTTCTAA
- a CDS encoding lipoate--protein ligase family protein, translated as MSEIEDLLQQEKWRFWDQSLSGKSRSALESFASDDLLCHLVGQGLSPATIRTWVHSQTVVLGIQDHRLPFVEDAQDFLRTQGYTPIVRNSGGLAVVLDEGVLNMSIILPEAKRAIDIPTGYEVMLAFVELLFPEAGGKIEAYEIIGSYCPGSYDLSIGGKKFAGISQRRLRQGIAVQVYLCIEGSGSERAELIRRFYKIGIQGENTKFTYPDIKPEVMASMNELLGTSLRVEDIVIRIQQLLQQLSSAVINQSVTPDEMDLYLFYMQRVVDRNKKMLEK; from the coding sequence ATGTCAGAAATAGAAGATTTATTGCAACAGGAGAAGTGGCGGTTTTGGGATCAATCGCTAAGTGGTAAAAGTAGATCCGCACTAGAATCATTTGCATCGGATGATTTACTTTGTCATCTAGTCGGACAAGGGCTTTCACCCGCTACCATTCGTACTTGGGTCCATTCACAAACAGTTGTGTTAGGTATACAGGATCACCGACTACCATTTGTGGAGGATGCCCAGGATTTTCTACGCACACAGGGGTATACACCAATTGTTCGAAATTCGGGAGGGCTAGCTGTCGTCTTAGATGAAGGTGTATTGAACATGTCTATTATTTTGCCAGAAGCGAAGCGAGCAATTGATATCCCTACAGGCTATGAAGTAATGCTTGCATTTGTAGAGCTTTTATTTCCAGAAGCAGGTGGAAAAATAGAAGCTTATGAAATTATTGGTTCGTATTGTCCAGGTTCATATGATTTAAGTATAGGCGGTAAAAAGTTTGCGGGAATTTCTCAGCGTAGATTGCGTCAGGGAATCGCAGTGCAAGTGTATTTATGTATTGAAGGCAGTGGAAGTGAACGAGCAGAACTAATTCGTAGATTTTACAAAATCGGAATACAGGGAGAAAACACAAAATTTACATATCCCGACATTAAACCGGAAGTAATGGCATCGATGAATGAACTTCTAGGTACATCGCTCAGAGTAGAGGATATCGTCATTCGTATCCAACAGCTGCTCCAGCAATTATCAAGCGCAGTTATCAATCAATCCGTTACACCAGATGAAATGGATTTGTATTTGTTTTACATGCAGCGAGTAGTAGATAGGAATAAGAAGATGCTAGAGAAGTAA
- a CDS encoding cell wall hydrolase, which produces MAVVKSNTKQMELLARLMRAEAEGEGELGMLMVGNVGVNRVRAACLDFKNIRTLEEMVFQSPGGFEATQKSYFYQRAREQDKRLAQRVINGERFHPATRSLWFFEPPGECPAQWYNQWNTGRFKSHCFYSPSTADCPEI; this is translated from the coding sequence ATGGCAGTCGTCAAATCCAACACGAAGCAAATGGAATTACTTGCACGGCTGATGCGAGCAGAGGCAGAAGGTGAAGGCGAGCTCGGCATGCTTATGGTTGGAAACGTAGGAGTAAATAGAGTTCGTGCTGCCTGCCTAGATTTCAAAAATATACGTACGCTAGAGGAAATGGTTTTTCAAAGCCCCGGAGGATTTGAGGCAACACAGAAATCGTACTTTTATCAACGTGCACGTGAGCAAGATAAAAGGCTTGCCCAAAGAGTTATTAATGGTGAACGTTTTCATCCTGCAACCCGTTCTTTGTGGTTTTTTGAACCACCTGGTGAATGCCCTGCGCAGTGGTATAACCAATGGAATACTGGTCGTTTCAAATCGCATTGCTTTTACTCTCCTTCTACCGCAGATTGTCCTGAAATTTAA